A window of Flammeovirga kamogawensis genomic DNA:
GAGCCTCGTCATTTAGGTGTTCGTGCAGTAATAGTAAAATCTTTTGCTCGTATTCACGAAACTAACCTTAAGAAGCAAGGTATGTTAGGATTAACTTTTGCTAACCCTGCAGATTACGATAAAGTTCGTGAAGACGATACTATCGCAATTAAAGGATTAACAGAATTTGCTCCTGGTAAGCAATTAACAGTTGAGTTAACTCATGCAGATGGTTCTGTGGAAACATTCCCAGTAAACCATACGTATAATGCTCAACAAATTGAGTGGTTCAAAGCTGGTTCAGCATTGAACTTAATCAAAGAACAAGCAGTCTAAGTGCTCTTCTATAATGCGATGGAGATGGATTTCTCTATCGCGTTATGAAGAGAAACTAAAATATAAATAGCATTCTGGTGGCGACATCTCTGAAAAGAGATGTCGCTTTTTTTATTTCCAAAGGGATAATGTAACTATAACAAGGTAATCGAATTTGATTAGTGATAGACTAGCTAATTTTTTGTAAATTATATTAAACCTAAAAAGCATAAGTAATTGATTTTGATTACTATACTCTAATCATACTAAAACCTAATTAAAAGTATGATTAAAACGATTTAACCTAATACCCAAGACCTAATTATCACTCATGAAACTAGCTGTATTCAATTCGTTTTACACGAAGAGTTTCTATTTACTATTTCTCTTATCGCTATTATACATATCTACTTTTGCCCAAAATACCGCATTGATACCAGATATGTCTCAAGATCAAACGATCTATCATAAATTTAAGAGACAGAAAGATGATCCTGAAGCTCGTCAGAATTATGAACATCGTTTATTAGAAAATCCAAAATTGCATTTAATTCCAAATAATATTTTTGAGTTAGAGCATAGCTTTGCTCAAAAATTGCATTTTAAAACTCAACTTTTTGACGATTTATCTGTGGGAGAAATAACTACTGTAAATTGGAAAAAAAGAGGACCATTTAATGTTGGAGGTAGAACAAGAGCATTAGCAATTGATAAATCGAATGAAAATATACTATTAGCAGGGGGGGTAGCTGGAGGATTATGGAGGTCAATTAATGGAGGAACTTCTTGGGTAAAAGTGACAACACCTACAGACCGACAAAGTATTACTTGTATTGCACAAGATCCAAGACCTAATTATGCCAATGTTTGGTATTATGGAGCAGGAGAAATATATGGAAACTCTGCTTCTGGTGGAGGTGCAACATATAGGGGGAATGGAATTTATAAATCTACAGATGGAGGAGTATCTTGGAACCAGTTATCTTCTACAGTAAGTGACCCTACAATAAATGAAGGAACTTTTCAATATGTTTCAAGAATTGCAGTTACTCCTAAAGGGCATGTATATGTTGCCCATAAAGGAGGGATATCAAAATCCATTGATAGAGGTAATTCATGGCAATTATCTTTAGAAGAAGATGGTGCTATTTTTACAGAAATTATGGTTACTTCTGAAGGACGTTTATTTGCTACAATAGCAAATACAGGTTTCTTTACCTCATTAGATGGAGTAGACTGGGTAGATATTACACCTCAAGAAGTATCATCTATCACCTTGAATAGGACAGTAATGGATTTCTCTTCTTCGAACCCAAATAATATTTATTTCTTTGCACATACTCCGGGAAATGGAGAAGCAAGCCACATGCTTTTTAAATATAATGTAGCAGATGGAATATGGGAGGATAGAACAGAGAATTTACCAGGTTATGGAGGTTATGTTGGTGATTTATCTCAAGGAAGTTATAATCAATATATTCGTGTTAAGCCCAATAATGAAAATGTAATCTTTATAGGAAGTACAAATCTTTATAGATCTGAAGATGGATTTACATCAAATGCTAATACAAGATGGGTTGGAGGGTATTCTCCTAAGAATAATGTAAGTATTTACCCAAATCATCATCCTGATAATCATTGGTTAGAATTTTTACCATCAAACCCAAATATCGTTATAACAAGTCATGATGGAGGAATAAGTAAAACTCAAAACTGTTTGGCAGAAAATGTAGAATGGGAATACTTAAATAATGGATATTATACAACACAAGCCTACGCTATTGCTATTGATGAGAAAACAGAAGGCGACAATAGAATAATGGCTGGGTTCCAAGATAACGGAAAATGGTATACTAATTCAACAGAAGAGGGAGCCTCTTGGATTGAAGAATATGCAGGAGGAGATGGTTGTTATGTAGCTATAGTTCCCGGAGAAGATATCCGTTATACAAGTACACAATACGGAAAAATATTAAGATTTAAAGGAGCTGACCCAAGAAACCCTACAGATTATGATGGTATTCAACCCAGAGCAGCTACAAATCAAATGTTTGTACATCCTTATATTTTAGACCATAATGATCCTAATGTGATGTATTACCCTGCAGGAAATAAGATGTGGTTTAATTTATCACTTGATCAAATTAATTCTGGTTATACTTTTAGAGGAACAAACTCTGGGTGGATGCAGTATACTAATATTGCCGCTAATGCTACAATTACTTCTTTAGATGTATCGACAAAAGAAGAAAATATACTTTACTTCGGGACATCCTCTGGAGGAATTTACAAGGTAAATAACTCGAGAAGTCAGAGTACTGATATGGTAGATATCTTTACAGAAAAAGGCTTGCCAAAAGCGTATGTTTCTTGTATTGCTGTAAATCCTAAAAATGCAGAACATGTATTGGTCGTTTTTTCAAATTATCAAACACAAAGCGTTTTTCAGACTTTAGATGGAGGAGATAGTTGGTTACATGTATCTGGAAATTTAGAAGAGAACGAAGACGGTTCTGGTGCAGGTCCTTCTGTTCGATGGGCAGCCTTTCATCAACCAAATAATGGAACAGAAGGTGTTTTTCTTGGAACTAGTGTAGGATTATTTTATGCAAGTTCTCTACATCAGTTTACAGATTGGAAACAGCAAGCGGAGAATGAAATTGGTGATGCAGTTGTAACAATGATTAAGACCAGAGAAGATGGTTTAGTGGTAATAGGAACACATTCAAATGGAATTTACAGTGCTTATTTTGGTGTTGATGATACCCCTCCAGTTGTATCAAAAGATATAGAGAATAAAGAGTATTCTTTAGGTGATTTTGGAGAAACATATGATTTGTCAAAATTATTTTTTGATGAAAATGGAGACCAATTATCATTTGAAATCTTCAACAATAATCTGGATGTTGTAGTAGTCTCAATCATAAATAACCAACTACATATAAAACCAAGTAATGAAAATATTGGGAATGCTGTAATTAATGTAAAGGGAACTGCAAAAGGGAAAGAAGCTATTTTAACTTTTAATGTAATTGTAAAAGATGTTTCTCCAACTTTAGTAAGTCAAAAAAATCCTGATGGAAATAGCTATAGATCTCAATACTTTACAGATTTTGATGCTCCAATTTACTTAGCAGATGATTTTGAAATTGAAGAAGGTGATGAATGGGAGATAAATGCGGTGAAAGCATTTGGAGAGTCTACTGTTTCTTCTATTTCGGATGTAGATGTTATTATTTGGAGTGATGACAACGGTAAGCCATCAATAGAAGAAGTTTTTAATGCTGATAGTGATGGTTTGGTATATTATAATGATGGAATAATTGAGTTTATTTTTACATCACCTTTAATTCTTTCAGAAGGTAAATACTGGTTAACTATTGCTCCTGTAATGTCTTACTCAAAAGATGGAAGCTGGTATTGGAAAGGAAATGTTGATACTAAACCATATGGAGGAGACTTTTATATGTGGGACCAAAATGATTTATTTAGACAAGATTATACTTCATGGACTCATAGAGATGATATTGGTTTTGCAGATCATGATTTAGCCTTTGAAATTTATGGTAATTCTACCAAAACGAGTGTATTACCTTATATTTCAATTTTAAATGCAAAAGGTATTACGGAAGGACGAATTGAGTTAGATTGGGAAGGAATTTCTGAAGCGTCAGGATATTATATCGAGCGTTCAACGTCTCCAAATGGAGATTATCAAAGAATTGCTACAATGTCTAGTGAACACAATTATTGGATAGATAACTCTGATAAGATTGACGGAGTAACTTATTTCTATAAAGTGAAAGGCTTTAATGCATACGGTGTAGCAGATGGGTCTCCAATAGTTTCGGCTGTTGTATATCAAATACCTAATGCTGTACAAAACCTTTCTGTTGATAAAGTTACTGGAGGATTACTTGTTGAGTG
This region includes:
- a CDS encoding fibronectin type III domain-containing protein — protein: MSQDQTIYHKFKRQKDDPEARQNYEHRLLENPKLHLIPNNIFELEHSFAQKLHFKTQLFDDLSVGEITTVNWKKRGPFNVGGRTRALAIDKSNENILLAGGVAGGLWRSINGGTSWVKVTTPTDRQSITCIAQDPRPNYANVWYYGAGEIYGNSASGGGATYRGNGIYKSTDGGVSWNQLSSTVSDPTINEGTFQYVSRIAVTPKGHVYVAHKGGISKSIDRGNSWQLSLEEDGAIFTEIMVTSEGRLFATIANTGFFTSLDGVDWVDITPQEVSSITLNRTVMDFSSSNPNNIYFFAHTPGNGEASHMLFKYNVADGIWEDRTENLPGYGGYVGDLSQGSYNQYIRVKPNNENVIFIGSTNLYRSEDGFTSNANTRWVGGYSPKNNVSIYPNHHPDNHWLEFLPSNPNIVITSHDGGISKTQNCLAENVEWEYLNNGYYTTQAYAIAIDEKTEGDNRIMAGFQDNGKWYTNSTEEGASWIEEYAGGDGCYVAIVPGEDIRYTSTQYGKILRFKGADPRNPTDYDGIQPRAATNQMFVHPYILDHNDPNVMYYPAGNKMWFNLSLDQINSGYTFRGTNSGWMQYTNIAANATITSLDVSTKEENILYFGTSSGGIYKVNNSRSQSTDMVDIFTEKGLPKAYVSCIAVNPKNAEHVLVVFSNYQTQSVFQTLDGGDSWLHVSGNLEENEDGSGAGPSVRWAAFHQPNNGTEGVFLGTSVGLFYASSLHQFTDWKQQAENEIGDAVVTMIKTREDGLVVIGTHSNGIYSAYFGVDDTPPVVSKDIENKEYSLGDFGETYDLSKLFFDENGDQLSFEIFNNNLDVVVVSIINNQLHIKPSNENIGNAVINVKGTAKGKEAILTFNVIVKDVSPTLVSQKNPDGNSYRSQYFTDFDAPIYLADDFEIEEGDEWEINAVKAFGESTVSSISDVDVIIWSDDNGKPSIEEVFNADSDGLVYYNDGIIEFIFTSPLILSEGKYWLTIAPVMSYSKDGSWYWKGNVDTKPYGGDFYMWDQNDLFRQDYTSWTHRDDIGFADHDLAFEIYGNSTKTSVLPYISILNAKGITEGRIELDWEGISEASGYYIERSTSPNGDYQRIATMSSEHNYWIDNSDKIDGVTYFYKVKGFNAYGVADGSPIVSAVVYQIPNAVQNLSVDKVTGGLLVEWEDKSNNETEFVIEYSLHPNNGYVPIATAGRDATSYLVSMDLLGSLKYYLRVAAANGAGKSPYQVVSSYTKLEAPGNIFYEEKSATSLFISWSDRSALETGFLLEYSTDHGNYFPFSKITDVNAESFVLNGLLPNMTYYFRLSAINGLLDGDLMSEPILFVHTMGNSTKPSFVTDVAASYQNQNVMLNWEDSVHNELGFKVYKKESVFINGYQLIAQLPYNTQEFLDENVNEGTSCTYKIESYNVLGTSESEEIVIDIPINSPHSLRLLNRNLVNHIQWKDASNLEDEYVIYRKTGNSSFRQLTRLPASTTNYVDNSILENQIYFYKVAAVKSGDDFFTETVEVSTFPNVPHGVTSLTVQEKVAGRVELDWTDDTDDEEGYMIYRKIIGTKDSTLIATVDNSVYSLVDNTAAPETLYRYYVISYVGSSTVNPLSAQIETKAVNASLPNFPINLIASNDINGVMLTWEDMSDNELGFEIFRRLKNDTELKSIGTVNENMTVFRDDIADINLCYEYTVAAYNATGYSVKMQTMYDAFENDDAIQIIAPEKFKARERSKDVILSWTDMSENEDGFKIYRLNESSGEVIQIGTTIENQNLYIDHNEYSDGVYTYYLTAFNTDFETNHIETSVVLNRQDKSVLDQLAALNVSLFPNPSDGVFRLNLGNDWEEISVDIFNIQGRKVYTNEFISSFVELNLEHLQSGQYIVVISNEVNSVRKNIIKK